A genomic window from Corvus hawaiiensis isolate bCorHaw1 chromosome 29, bCorHaw1.pri.cur, whole genome shotgun sequence includes:
- the PI4KB gene encoding LOW QUALITY PROTEIN: phosphatidylinositol 4-kinase beta (The sequence of the model RefSeq protein was modified relative to this genomic sequence to represent the inferred CDS: deleted 1 base in 1 codon) translates to MGDSAAAPPLGKSPPEPANSQGNSGGGSSLSVITEGVGELALIDPEVAKKACEEVLEKVKQLHGADGIPNGESCQIRCLDDPPGSRIQEEEEESSNTVRTARKRQNQAKQSWLLRLFESKLFDISMAISYLYNSKEPGVQAYIGNRLFCFRNEEVDFYLPQLLNMYIHMDEDVGDAIKPYIVHRCRQSVDFSLQCALLLGAYSSDMHISTQRHSRGTKLRRLILSDELKPAARKRELGGAVPAAGPDTGLSPSKRTHQRSKSDATVSISLSSNLKRTASNPKVESEEEEFSSSTESLDKSLAPPVRLAPEREFIKSLMAIGKRLATLPTKEQKTQRLISELSLLNHKLPARAWLPTAAFEHHVVRVPHSQAVVLNSKDKAPYLIYVEVLECDNFDTANVPARIPENRIRSTRSAENLPECGMGPEQRAGSFSTVPNYDNDDEAWSVDDIVELQVELPEMHTNSCDNISQFSVDSITSQESREPVFIAAGDIRRRLSEQLAHTPTSFRRDPEDPSAVALKEPWQEKVRRIREASPYGHLPSWRLLSVIVKCGDDLRQELLAFQVLKQLQSIWEQERVPLWIKPYKILVISADSGMIEPVLSAVSIHQIKKQSQLSLLDYFLQEHGNYNSESFLSAQRNFVRSCAGYSLVCYLLQVKDRHNGNILLDADGHIIHIDFGFILSSSPRNLGFETSAFKLTTEFVDVMGGPDGDMFNYYKMLMLQGLIAARKHMDRVVQIVEIMQQGSQLPCFHGSSTIRHLKERFHMNLTEEQLQLLVEQMVDGSMRSITTKLYDGFQYLTNGIM, encoded by the exons ATGGGCGACTCTGCCGCAGCCCCTCCCCTCGGGAAAAGCCCCCCGGAGCCGGCGAATTCCCAAGGGAACAGCGGGGGGGGCTCTTCCCTGAGCGTCATCACGGAAGGCGTGGGCGAGCTGGCCCTCATCGACCCTGAGGTGGCCAAGAAAGCCTGCGAGGAAGTCCTGGAGAAGGTCAAGCAGCTCCACGGAGCCGACGGAATTCCCAACGGAGAGAGCTGCCAGATCCGCTGCTTGGACGACCCGCCGGGATCCCGGatccaggaggaggaggaggagagctccAACACGGTGAGGACGGCGCGGAAGCGGCAGAACCAGGCCAAGCAGTCGTGGCTGCTCCGCCTCTTCGAGTCCAAGCTCTTCGACATCTCCATGGCCATCTCCTACCTGTACAACTCCAAGGAGCCCGGAGTCCAGGCGTACATCGGGAACCGGCTGTTCTGCTTCCGCAACGAGGAGGTGGATTTCTACCTGCCGCAGCTCCTCAACATGTACATCCACATGGACGAGGACGTGGGCGACGCCATCAAGCCCTACATCGTGCACCGCTGCCGCCAGAGCGTCGACTTCTCGCTGCAGTGCGCGCTGCTGCTCGGCGCCTACTCCTCGGACATGCACATCTCCACGCAGCGCCATTCCCGCGGAACCAAGCTCCGCAGGCTCATCCTTTCCGACGAGCTGAAGCCGGCGGCGAGGAAGAGGGAGCTGGGCGGCGCCGTTCCCGCTGCCGGGCCCGACACGGGGCTGTCCCCTTCCAAACGGACTCACCAGAGGTCCAAGTCGGATGCCACCGTCTCCATCAGCCTCAGCAGCAACCTGAAGCGCACGGCCAGCAACCCCAAGGTGGAGAGCGAGGAGGAG gaaTTCTCCTCGAGTACGGAAAGCCTGGATAAGTCCCTGGCTCCC CCAGTCCGGCTGGCTCCGGAGCGGGAGTTCATCAAGTCGCTGATGGCCATCGGGAAGCGCCTGGCCACGCTGCCCACCAAGGAGCAGAAGACGCAGCGCCTCatctcggagctctccctgctcaACCACAAGCTGCCGGCGCGCGCCTGGCTGCCCACGGCCGCCTTCGAGCACCACGTGGTGCGCGTGCCGCACTCGCAGGCCGTGGTCCTCAACTCCAAGGACAAG GCTCCCTATTTAATCTACGTGGAAGTGCTGGAATGTGACAATTTCGACACGGCGAATGTCCCCGCGCGCATCCCGGAGAATCGCATCCGGAGCACGCGCTCGGCCGAGAACCTCCCGGAGTGCGGCATGGGCCCGGAGCAGCGCGCCGGCAGCTTCAGCACCGTCCCCAACTACGACAACGACGACGAGGCCTGGTCCGTGGACGACATCGTGGAGCTCCAGGTGGAG CTCCCGGAGATGCACACCAACAGCTGCGACAACATCTCCCAGTTCTCCGTGGATTCCATCACCAGCCAGGAGAGCCGGGAGCCCGTCTTCATCGCTGCCGGAGACATCCG GCGGCGGCTGTCGGAGCAGCTGGCTCACACCCCCACGTCCTTCCGGAGGGATCCCGAGGATCCGTCGGCCGTGGCCCTCAAGGAGCCCTGGCAGGAGAAAGTCAG GAGGATCCGGGAAGCGTCTCCCTACGGACACCTCCCGTCCTGGCGCCTCCTCTCCGTCATCGTCAAGTGCGGCGACGACCTccggcaggagctgctggcgtTCCAGGTGCTCAAACAGCTCCAG TCCATCTGGGAGCAGGAGCGCGTCCCGCTCTGGATCAAGCCCTACAAGATCCTGGTGATCTCTGCGGACAGCGGCATGATCGAGCCCGTGCTTAGCGCCGTCTCCATCCACCAGATCAAGAAGCAGTCGCAGCTGTCGCTGCTGGATTATTTCCTGCAGGAGCACGGCAACTACAACTCGGAGTCCTTCCTGAGCGCCCAGAGGAACTTCGTGCGCAGCTGCGCGGGCTACAGCCTGGTGTGCTACCTGCTGCAGGTCAAGGACAG GCACAACGGGAACATCCTGCTGGACGCCGACGGCCACATCATCCACATCGACTTCGGCTTCATCCTGTCCAGCTCCCCCCGGAACCTGGGCTTCGAAACCTCGGCCTTCAAGCTCACCACGGAATTCGTGGAC GTGATGGGGGGGCCT GACGGGGACATGTTCAACTACTACAAGATGCTGATGCTGCAGGGGCTGATCGCGGCCCGCAAGCACATGGACAGGGTGGTGCAGATCGTGGAGATCATGCAGCAAG